Within the Balneolales bacterium ANBcel1 genome, the region GAACAGCAGCCCGATCAGGGTAGCCGATTCGGCAAGCGTATCCATGCGAATGTTATTGCTCGCGAGATAGCGGATACTGAAAACCAGCCCGGCACCGAAAACGACCGTCATGGTAAACCACATCGGCACATGAAAAAACAGGTTCCGGGTCGTTTCGTAGAGGATGGGCATGTCGGGGATGCGGATCAGGAACGCGGCTACGAGTACAACGGTCATCCACAAAAGAACAACATATTTCCAGATGGAGAGTCCGGGCATGATAAACGTGAGCAATTACTTACATAACTTTGCTGACCCGGCTGATTCTTCCGAATTCCTGAATAGCCGGTCAATTAGGGCTAAATTACAAAAAAAACAGAACCGGGACTACGAAAAAGCGAATTTCCCCCGGACCGTAATTGTTGTATTAGCATTAACGGAGAAACCATATGACTACTGGAAAAAATTCCGGCCTCGCTGAAAATGTCTTTCGCCTGAAACCCGACCGCCGGCTGTTTCTTGTGCCGATCGTGCTTGGAATCCTGCTGGTACCTCTGTTAGGATTGGGAATCTGGGTTTTGTACCGATACCATCAGAAGTGGAAACGGATAGCGTACCGGATCACCGATCATGAGGTAACGCTTCAGGACGGCGAACACGAAACGATCATTCCCGTTGCGGAGATCGAATCCTGCGAGGCCACCTCTCCCCGTCTGCTGTCGAAATTCGGCCTCGGCCACATTTTGATCCGCCACAGCGGTGAAACTTCGGTCATGCTGGCGATTGAAAACCCGGAGCCCATAGCCGGGCTGCTGGAACAGGCCGCATCGTCCGAACGCGAGCGCATGAAACTCCGCGAAGAGGTTGAACAGACCCGGCCAACACATCCCACCGGCACGCTTGACAAAAAAAACGAGCTGGTCGGCTACTGGCAGCAAGGGCTGATATCAGAAGAGGATTACCGCCGCGAGCTAAAGAAATTCGAGTAAAAGCGACCGGGGATATCAGCCGTCGGTTACGCACCCTTTCGAAGCGGACGACACATTTCGCAGATACTTCACCAGGGTGCCGCGGGTGGCCTTTAACTCCGGCGCCTTCCATTCGGCACGCCGCCGTTCCAGTTCGGTCTCGTCGAGATCCACCTCCAGCCGGTTTCGGGCGGCATCAATGGTGATGGTGTCGCCGTCCCGTACCAGCGCTATGGTTCCGCCTGCCTGCGCTTCCGGTGTAACATGGCCCACGACAAAGCCGTGCGTACCACCCGAAAATCGTCCATCGGTGATGAGAGCGACGTCATTGCCGAGACCGGCGCCCATGATAGCCGAAGTCACCGAAAGCATTTCGCGCATCCCGGGTCCGCCCTTCGGACCCTCATACCGGATGATCACCACATCACCGGCTCCGACTTTCCCTTTCGATATCCCCTCCAGACACTCCTCCTCGGAGTCGAACGCACGGGCGGTACCGGTAAACTCGGTGCCTTCCTTCCCGGTGATTTTCGCGACAGACCCCTCCTGCGCCAGGTTGCCATATAATATGGAGAGGTGACCGGTTTTTTTGATCGGTGCGGATACGGGCGCGATGACGGTCTGGCCCTCCGACAGCCCGGGCAGTTCTTCCAGATTCTCTTCCAGGGTTTTGCCGGTTACCGTGAGGCAGTCACCATGCAGAAAACCCTCTTTAATCAGAAGCTTCTGCACCGCCGGAACCCCGCCGATATCGTAGAGGTCTTCCATCACAAACTTGCCGCTCGGCTTGAGGTCGGCCAGGAACGGGGTTTTGTCGGAAATTCGCTGGAAATCGTCAATGGACAGTTCCACCCCGGCCGAATGGGCCATGGCGAGCAGATGGAGCACTGCGTTGGTGGAGCCGCCGAGCGCTATCACCACGGTAATGGCGTTCTCGAATGATTTTCGGGTGAGGATTTTGTCGGGGGTGATGTCGCGCTCCAGCAGGATCTTCATGGCGGCGCCTATACGCTCGCACTCCTCGCGCTTGTCGTCGGAGGTAGCCGGGATGGAGGAGCTGTAGGGCAGACTCATGCCGATGGTTTCGATGGCCGAGGCCATGGTATTGGCGGTGTACATGCCTCCGCAGGCTCCGGCGCCCGGACAGGCGTGCTTCAATACATTGTCCAGCTCCTCGTCGTTGATTTTTTTGGTCACATATTGTCCCCAGGCCTCAAAAGCCGAGACAATATCCAGTTTGCTGCTGTGAAAATTTCCGGGACGGATGGTCCCGCCATACAGCATTATTGCAGGGCGATTGAGACGGGCCATGGCCATGACCGAGCCGGGCATGTTCTTGTCGCATCCCGGAAGAGCCACCACACCGTCGTACCACTGGGCGGCTACCACGGTTTCGATGGAGTCGGCGATGATATCCCGTGACTGAAGCGAGTACTTCATACCGGTGGTACCCATGGAGATTCCGTCACTGACCCCGATCGTATGGAAGATGTATCCGATCATGGATTCGGCGATGACTCCGCTCTTGACCAGCTCCGCCAGTTCGTTCAGGTGCATGTTGCAGGGATTACCGTCCCAGCCCATGCTCGCGATTCCAATCTGGGGTTTATCAAAATCCTCTTCCTTGAGTCCTGTTGCGTAAAGCATGGCCTGTGATCCCACCTGGGAGCGCACCTGGGTCAGTCTGCTGCTGTATTTGTTCAATGCCATATGTAATAAGGATAAATAATACGTTACCAATAGGTTCTAATGATGTTACGGCCGGTGCCGATCGCTATGCTACCACATTGCCACCTCATTCTCAACCTGAAATCATGAATTACAGATAACTTTCTTAATTTATTCAAAATAACAGCGATAATTACGCAAGAAGCGCTTACAGATATGAACTAAATCATGCTTATTCGTAAATATCCTGTAATTTATAAGGTAATGACTAATTGGTATTTTACTTTATAATGCAAAACTCCGGCAACTTTTAGTGGTTTTTTATTTTTCTCTGAAACGTGCAGTTGACAAAGCCGATAAAATGATTAGTTTGTGTCGTATCACATTAACAGAAATGCACAAACGGCATATTTGATTTTTTTCTGATGACAACGCATAATCCAAAAACGGTAGCTCGAACACTCCCCTCCGGCGGCTTCTCCGCCCTGAGCAACCGGCTTGTCACTGAAGGTTATGTGAATATACTCTCCGAGTATGTCGATACGGTTGTACGGACATCTGTCGTTGTCGTATCGATTATTCTTGTTATTGACCTACTAATTGGAATTCTATAATTCCACTCAGAGGTCAACCTTAAGCCCACCCCATACAGGTAACAAGAAATCGGATTTTAGGTAACGACCTCTGAAAGAGGAACCAACCCGAAACCGATGATCTCCAGCCATATTACTGTATCTGTTTGTAAAGCAACCCATCCCGGGCCATCTGCTCTCACAGCTGGCGGGCACACTTCATATATATGTGTCAACGGAAAAGCGACGGGCACATAGGTTACTGTATTCCCGAACACACCATCTTTCCCATCTTACGGCACCAACAATCAACACAGATCCCAGATAACACCATGAAACAGTCCCATACGACCCAAACAGCTACGGAAGCGGCAACCAGCCGACAGGCATCCGGTTCCGAATCCGGTAAACAGAACCAACAAACCGCACCTTTCGTAAAAAAGGAGATGAACGGTGGCGAGATTCTGATTCAGTCGCTGCTCGACCAGGGTGTGGATACCATTTTCGGTTACCCCGGAGGTGTGGTCCTGGGAGTGTACGATACTCTGTTTAATACGCCGGAGCTCCGCCATATTCTGGTGCGCCACGAGCAGGCCGGCACCCATGCCGCCGACGGCTATGCCCGTGCGACCGGCAAACCCGGGGTGATACTGGCGACATCCGGTCCCGGAGCCACGAATACGGTAACCGGCATTACCACCGCCATGATGGACTCCATACCGATGGTAGTGCTCACCGGCCAGGTGGCTTCATCGCTCATCGGAAACGATGCTTTCCAGGAAGCAGACATTATCGGGATGACACGTCCGGTCACCAAACACAGCTTTTTGGTAAAGGATGTCGCCGACCTCGCCGATGCCATCCGGGATGCCTTCTACATCGCCACTTCGGGACGGCCGGGCCCGGTACTTGTGGATCTGCCCAAGGATATGCTCTTTACAAAGGCAATGTACGAGAAGAGGGATCCGCAGACCGCACTTCGCGGATATCAGCCCCAGGTGACCGGAGAAAACGACCAGATCCGCAAGGCGGCCGAGCTGATTAATGTTGCCAACAAGCCGCTGCTGTATGTCGGCGGCGGTGCCATCTCAAGCGATGCCCACAAAGAGGTGATCGAACTCGCCCGCAGAAACAACATCCCGGTAACCACTACGCTGATGGGCCTCGGCGCGTTTCCGGAAACGGACCCGCTCTCGGTCGGCATGCTCGGCATGCACGGTACCTGGTACGCCAACATGGCCATCCAGAACTGCGATGTACTGATTGCTGTTGGAGCCCGGTTCGACGACCGGGTAACCGGCCGTGTTGACGGTTTTGCACCGCACTCCCGCAAAATCCACATCGATATCGACCCCTCCTGCGTAAATAAAAACGTGCATGTGGAGGTACCGGTAATCGGGGATGTCAAAGTGGTCCTCAATCAGCTCAATAAACTGGTGGATGGAGTTGATACCACCGAATGGCGGGCCACCATCGACAAATGGCGGGAAGAGCATCCGCTGCGCTACGAACCCAGAGAAAACGAGATCGCCCCGCAATACATGATCCAGGAGATCTCGCGGGTTACCGGCGGCGAAGCCATCATATCGACCGATGTTGGTCAGCACCAGATGTGGGCGGCGCAGTACTACAAATTCAACCATCCGAAATCCTGGTTGTCCTCCGGTGGACTCGGAACAATGGGCTTCGGCTTCCCGGCCGCCATGGGCGCCGCAGTTGCTCGGCCCGACCGCGATGTGTGGAGCATTACCGGCGACGGTGGATTCCAGATGACCGCCATGGAGCTGGCAACCGTGGCCGCGTACAATATCCCTGTCAAAATCGCCATCATGAACAACGGATACCTCGGCATGGTGCGCCAGTGGCAGGAGATGTTCTACGGCGGACGCTATTCCCACTCCTTCCTTGAGGAAAGCAATCCTGATTTTGTGAAAATGGCGGAGTCCTTTGGTGTTACGGCGATGCGGGCCCAAACTCCGGATGAACTCAAAGAGGTACTCGAAAAGGCACACGCGATCAAGGACAGGCCGGTATTAATGGATATCCGGGTATCGCAGGAGGAATGCGTCTATCCGATGATTCCCCCGGGAGCCGCGGTCGACGAGCTGGTTGATACGCCTTACCCTGTTAAACCCCGGAAATAATCTCACATAACCATTAGAACCGAAACCAACATGTCCGAAGGCTCCAAAAAGGGAAAAAAACACACCATCTCGATGATGGTGAACCACAACTTCAACGCGCTGGCCCGGATCGCCGGGCTCTTCACCGGCCGCGGATTCAACATCGACAGCATTAGCATCGGCGAAGCGGAAGAAGAGAAAATGGCCAGCTGTACCATCACCACCCACGGCGATGAACGCATCATCGACCAGATCATCCTCCAGCTCGACAAGCTGGTGGATGTCGTAAGTGTCGAGGATCTCACGTTCCTGCCCCATGTGGAGCGGGAACTGGCGCTGATCAAGGTCAAATCCAGCAAGGAAAAACAGACCGAAATCATCCAGGTGGCCAACGTCTTCCGGGCCAAGGTGATCGACATCAGCACCGAAAGCCTGACCATCGAAATCACCGGCCGGAAGGACAAGGTGGACGCCGCCATCGGCATGTTCGAGCCGTTCGGCATCCGACAGGTAGCCCGAACCGGTACCGTCGCCATGAAACGGGAGTACCGGCCCAAAGAGTGAGTACCATGCTAACCGGCGCTTCCCGCCAGTTGCACAGAATGTCGGGCAATCCACATGTAACGACATATCACATTATATTTCAATACTTTAACCCATAACACACCATCCCCGGATGAACAGCCGTCACTCGACTCAGCCACCCCGCAAGGCAGCAACGGCCGGATTGGTGCTGACGCTCGGGCCGGCATTCAACGGGATGATCCATCCATCTTACATCCAATCATTAAAACTTATACCAACAGATGAAACATCCATGGCCAACAATTCGGCACACAGGCGGATGATTAAACCCATGGATGCTGCATGTGACAGTATGAGTCAAAAAAATTTAAACACATGAAACTTTATTACGACAACGACGCCGACCTTTCCGTCCTGAAAAACAAAACCGTGGCCGTTCTCGGTTACGGCAGTCAGGGACACGCCCATGCGCGCAACCTGCACGAAAGCGGAGTTTCGGTGATCGTCGGTTTGCGAAAGGGGAGCAAATCCTGGAAAACGGCGGAATCCGACGGGCTGACCGTCCATGAAACCGCCGTGGCTGCCGAAAAGGCCGATATTGTGATGGTACTGCTGCCCGATGAAAAGCAGAAGGAGGTGTACGAATCGGATATCGCTCCGAACCTCAAGGCCGGAAACGCGCTGGTATTCGCGCATGGCTTCAACATTCATTTCAGTCAGATCGTACCGCCTGAGAATGTAGGCGTATTCATGGTAGCGCCAAAAGGACCGGGACATCTGGTGCGCCGCGTGTACACCGAGGGGGCCGGCGTACCCTGCCTGTTTGCCATCCACCAGGATCCCGACAACACCATGCGCGAAATTGCCCTGGCCTATGCCAAAGGCATCGGCGGCACCAGGGCGGGTGTTATCGAGACCACCTTCGAGGAAGAGACTGAAACGGACCTGTTCGGCGAGCAGGCGGTATTGTGCGGCGGCGTTACCGAATTGATCAATACCGGTTTTGAAGTGCTGGTGAACGCAGGCTACAAACCGGAAATCGCCTATTTCGAATGTCTGCATGAAATGAAGCTGATCGTGGACCTGATGTACGAGGGCGGTATCGCCGGCATGTACTACTCGGTGAGCGATACGGCGGAGTACGGTGGAATGACGGCCGGCCCGAAGGTGATCGATGCCGGAACCCGCCGTCGTATGGAAGAACTTCTGGAGAATATCCAGAGCGGGAAGTTTGCCCGCGACTGGATCCTGGAAAACAAGGCCGGGCGCCCCTCGCTCGAAGCGTTGCGGAGAAAGCATGATCGGCTCCCCATTGAAAAGGTCGGTGGTGAATTGCGAAACATGATGAGCTGGATCAAAAAGGACTGAACAACTCATGAAACTTCGATCGATAGACCTGTTCGATACCACCTTGCGTGACGGCACCCAGGGCGAGGGCATCTCACTCTCTTCGGAGGATAAGCTGCGCATCGCCCGCCGTCTCGACAAGATGGGCATCGACTATATTGAGGGAGGATGGCCCGGCTCAAACCCGAAGGATATGGATTTCTTCAACCGGGCCCGGGAGCTGTCGTTCGGGCATGCCAGCCTGGTGGCCTTCGGCAGCACCATGCGCCGCGGCAACACCCCCGAAACGGACCCCAACATCCAGGCGCTGGTCCAGGCCGGCACCCCGGCGGTCTCGATCTTCGGCAAAACATGGCTGTTTCATGTAAGGCAGGCCCTGGGCATCTCCGAGGAAGAGAACCTGGAGCTGATCCGCCAGTCGGTCGGCTACATGGCCTCCAACGACAAGGAGGTCATCTACGACGCCGAACATTTCTTCGACGGATACAAGGACAATTCGGCCTACGCGCTGTCCACTCTTGAAGCCGCCGCAGCCTCCGGAGCGTCGGTACTGGTGCTGTGTGACACCAATGGCGGGACTCTTCCACAGGAAGTGGCCGATATTGTACGGATGATTGTCGACCGGTTCCCCGACAAGACGATCGGTATCCACGCGCACAACGACGGTGAACTGGCGGTCGCCAATACGCTGGCGGCGGTCGAAAACGGGTGCCGGCATGTGCAGGGGACCATCAACGGATACGGTGAGCGGTGCGGAAACGTAAACCTTTGCTCGGTGATTCCCAACCTTCAGCTCAAGCTCGGTTACGAGTGTATGGCACCGGAGCAGATCGAAAAACTGACCTCCCTCTCCCATTTCGTAAGCGAAGTGGCCAATGTGGCGCCCTTTGACCATCAGCCGTTTGTCGGCAAGAGCGCATTCGCCCACAAGGGCGGCATTCATGTGAGCGCGGTAATGAAGGATCCGTCCACCTACGAGCACATCCGGCCGGAACAGATCGGTAACAAACGGCGCGTGCTGGTTTCGGATCTATCTGGCAAGAGCAACATCCAGTTCAAGGCACAAGAGCTGGGAATGGATCTGAAGGCGTGCGGTGACAAAATTCCCGAGGTGGTTCAGGCTTTAAAAAAGCTGGAAAACGAAGGCTACCAGTTTGAGGCGGCCGAAGGCTCCCTCGACCTGCTGATCCGCAAGATCACCGGGGAGTGGGAAGATCTGTTCGAGCTCCGCGGCTTCCGCGTGATCATCGAAAAGAACGAGAAAGGCGAAGTTTTTTCGGAGGCGACGATCCGGCTGATTGTCAATGGTGAGGAGGAACACACCGCCGCCGACGGCAACGGCCCGGTCCACGCCCTGGATGCCGCCCTTCGCAAGGCGATTTGCAAATTCTATCCCGAAGTGGATCAGATGCAGCTCTCGGACTACAAGGTCCGGGTTCTAAACGAAAAAGACGGCACCCAGGCCAGGGTCAGGGTGCTCATCGACTCCCAGAACAACAACTCCAGCTGGGGAACGGTCGGTGTTTCGGAAAATATCATTGAGGCCAGCTGGCAGGCGTTAATGGAAAGTATGGCCTATTATCTTCAGCAACATAAACGTACCACTGAAAATCACTCACAATTATGAAAAAACGGATTCAGATTTTCGACACGACTCTGCGCGACGGTGAACAGGCACCCGGGTTCAGCATGAACCTGGAAGAAAAAGTTCGGATGGCGAGTCAACTCGAACTACTGGGGCCGGATGTGATTGAAGCCGGCTTCCCCATCTCTTCCGAGAGTGATTTCATGGCAGTTCGCGAAATTGCGAAGAAAATCAAAAGCTGCACCATTGCAGGACTCTCCCGTGCGATTAAAGGCGACATAGACCGCGCCTGGGAAGCGGTGGAATACGCGGAGAAACCGCGCATTCACACCTTTATCGCCACCTCCGACATCCATATGAAATACAAACTCAAAAAGTCGCGGCAGGAAGTGCTGGACGATGCGGTCTGGGCGGTGGAATACGCCCGCAGCCTTTCGCCCGATGTTGAGTTTTCGGCCGAAGATGCCACCCGCACCGACATCGACTTCCTCTGTCAGATTGTGGAGGCGGCCATCGATGCCGGCGCCAACGTCATCAACATCCCCGACACGGTGGGGTATGCCCTCCCCTGGGAGTTTGGCGAGATGATCCGCACGATTCGGCAGCGTGTATCCAATATCGACAAGGCCATTCTGAGTGTGCATTGCCACGACGATCTCGGCATGGGTGTCGCAAACTCCCTGATGGCCATTCGAAACGGGGCGCAGCAAATCGAGTGCACTGTGAACGGTATCGGCGAACGGGCCGGCAACGCCGCACTTGAGGAAATTGTAATGGCGATCCAGACCCGGAGTCCCGAGTTTGAGCAGGAGACCGGCATCAACGCGACCGAAATCTACCCCACCAGCCGTATGCTCTGCGAAATCACAGGCATGAACGTGCAGGTGAACAAGGCGATTGTCGGAAACAACGCCTTTTCGCACGAGGCGGGAATCCATCAGGACGGCGTGCTTAAAAACCCGCTCACCTACGAGATCATGACACCGCAGTCGGTAGGTATCTCATCCAACAAGATTGTGCTGGGCAAACACTCCGGGCGACGCGCCCTGAGCGCCCGCCTGGAAAACCTGGGCTACAAGTTCACAAAGGAGGAGATGAACGAGGTGTACGAAGCGTTCATCCGGATCACCGACAGCAAAAAGATTGTCGAGGACGATGACCTTCACGGACTCGGTCCCGCCGGAATTTCCGATCTCAGTAACAAGTTTATCAAGGAGACCGTGCAGGAAATCCTTGAAAAGAAATAGCCGGTGGAACTGCCCCCGCTCTTTCGTGAGGCATTTGCGGAAGAGTCCGCCGTGCCACATTATACTATCAACAGCATACGAACTATCTAATTATCTGTAATCATGTCAATGACTTTAACGGAAAAAATCCTGGCCAGGGCATCGGGCCGCACACATGTCGATGCCGGAGAAACCGTATGGGTGAATGTGGACGTTCTCCTGACCCACGACGTCTGCGGACCACCCACCATCGGAATCTTCAAGCGGGAATTTGGTCAGGATGCCCGGGTTTGGGATAAAAACAAGATCGTTATCATCCCCGACCACTATATTTTCACCAACGACAAGTACGCCAATCGCAACATCGACATCCTCCGTGCCTTTGCCGCCGACCAGGACCTGCCGCACTATTATGATGTCGG harbors:
- the ilvD gene encoding dihydroxy-acid dehydratase, with the translated sequence MALNKYSSRLTQVRSQVGSQAMLYATGLKEEDFDKPQIGIASMGWDGNPCNMHLNELAELVKSGVIAESMIGYIFHTIGVSDGISMGTTGMKYSLQSRDIIADSIETVVAAQWYDGVVALPGCDKNMPGSVMAMARLNRPAIMLYGGTIRPGNFHSSKLDIVSAFEAWGQYVTKKINDEELDNVLKHACPGAGACGGMYTANTMASAIETIGMSLPYSSSIPATSDDKREECERIGAAMKILLERDITPDKILTRKSFENAITVVIALGGSTNAVLHLLAMAHSAGVELSIDDFQRISDKTPFLADLKPSGKFVMEDLYDIGGVPAVQKLLIKEGFLHGDCLTVTGKTLEENLEELPGLSEGQTVIAPVSAPIKKTGHLSILYGNLAQEGSVAKITGKEGTEFTGTARAFDSEEECLEGISKGKVGAGDVVIIRYEGPKGGPGMREMLSVTSAIMGAGLGNDVALITDGRFSGGTHGFVVGHVTPEAQAGGTIALVRDGDTITIDAARNRLEVDLDETELERRRAEWKAPELKATRGTLVKYLRNVSSASKGCVTDG
- the ilvB gene encoding biosynthetic-type acetolactate synthase large subunit yields the protein MKQSHTTQTATEAATSRQASGSESGKQNQQTAPFVKKEMNGGEILIQSLLDQGVDTIFGYPGGVVLGVYDTLFNTPELRHILVRHEQAGTHAADGYARATGKPGVILATSGPGATNTVTGITTAMMDSIPMVVLTGQVASSLIGNDAFQEADIIGMTRPVTKHSFLVKDVADLADAIRDAFYIATSGRPGPVLVDLPKDMLFTKAMYEKRDPQTALRGYQPQVTGENDQIRKAAELINVANKPLLYVGGGAISSDAHKEVIELARRNNIPVTTTLMGLGAFPETDPLSVGMLGMHGTWYANMAIQNCDVLIAVGARFDDRVTGRVDGFAPHSRKIHIDIDPSCVNKNVHVEVPVIGDVKVVLNQLNKLVDGVDTTEWRATIDKWREEHPLRYEPRENEIAPQYMIQEISRVTGGEAIISTDVGQHQMWAAQYYKFNHPKSWLSSGGLGTMGFGFPAAMGAAVARPDRDVWSITGDGGFQMTAMELATVAAYNIPVKIAIMNNGYLGMVRQWQEMFYGGRYSHSFLEESNPDFVKMAESFGVTAMRAQTPDELKEVLEKAHAIKDRPVLMDIRVSQEECVYPMIPPGAAVDELVDTPYPVKPRK
- the ilvN gene encoding acetolactate synthase small subunit yields the protein MSEGSKKGKKHTISMMVNHNFNALARIAGLFTGRGFNIDSISIGEAEEEKMASCTITTHGDERIIDQIILQLDKLVDVVSVEDLTFLPHVERELALIKVKSSKEKQTEIIQVANVFRAKVIDISTESLTIEITGRKDKVDAAIGMFEPFGIRQVARTGTVAMKREYRPKE
- the ilvC gene encoding ketol-acid reductoisomerase; this translates as MKLYYDNDADLSVLKNKTVAVLGYGSQGHAHARNLHESGVSVIVGLRKGSKSWKTAESDGLTVHETAVAAEKADIVMVLLPDEKQKEVYESDIAPNLKAGNALVFAHGFNIHFSQIVPPENVGVFMVAPKGPGHLVRRVYTEGAGVPCLFAIHQDPDNTMREIALAYAKGIGGTRAGVIETTFEEETETDLFGEQAVLCGGVTELINTGFEVLVNAGYKPEIAYFECLHEMKLIVDLMYEGGIAGMYYSVSDTAEYGGMTAGPKVIDAGTRRRMEELLENIQSGKFARDWILENKAGRPSLEALRRKHDRLPIEKVGGELRNMMSWIKKD
- the cimA gene encoding citramalate synthase; protein product: MKLRSIDLFDTTLRDGTQGEGISLSSEDKLRIARRLDKMGIDYIEGGWPGSNPKDMDFFNRARELSFGHASLVAFGSTMRRGNTPETDPNIQALVQAGTPAVSIFGKTWLFHVRQALGISEEENLELIRQSVGYMASNDKEVIYDAEHFFDGYKDNSAYALSTLEAAAASGASVLVLCDTNGGTLPQEVADIVRMIVDRFPDKTIGIHAHNDGELAVANTLAAVENGCRHVQGTINGYGERCGNVNLCSVIPNLQLKLGYECMAPEQIEKLTSLSHFVSEVANVAPFDHQPFVGKSAFAHKGGIHVSAVMKDPSTYEHIRPEQIGNKRRVLVSDLSGKSNIQFKAQELGMDLKACGDKIPEVVQALKKLENEGYQFEAAEGSLDLLIRKITGEWEDLFELRGFRVIIEKNEKGEVFSEATIRLIVNGEEEHTAADGNGPVHALDAALRKAICKFYPEVDQMQLSDYKVRVLNEKDGTQARVRVLIDSQNNNSSWGTVGVSENIIEASWQALMESMAYYLQQHKRTTENHSQL
- a CDS encoding 2-isopropylmalate synthase; this encodes MKKRIQIFDTTLRDGEQAPGFSMNLEEKVRMASQLELLGPDVIEAGFPISSESDFMAVREIAKKIKSCTIAGLSRAIKGDIDRAWEAVEYAEKPRIHTFIATSDIHMKYKLKKSRQEVLDDAVWAVEYARSLSPDVEFSAEDATRTDIDFLCQIVEAAIDAGANVINIPDTVGYALPWEFGEMIRTIRQRVSNIDKAILSVHCHDDLGMGVANSLMAIRNGAQQIECTVNGIGERAGNAALEEIVMAIQTRSPEFEQETGINATEIYPTSRMLCEITGMNVQVNKAIVGNNAFSHEAGIHQDGVLKNPLTYEIMTPQSVGISSNKIVLGKHSGRRALSARLENLGYKFTKEEMNEVYEAFIRITDSKKIVEDDDLHGLGPAGISDLSNKFIKETVQEILEKK